In a genomic window of Bradyrhizobium ontarionense:
- a CDS encoding L,D-transpeptidase gives MPRLGLALSLAGTLMLAGCMEATLSPTSDAALTPRDRQLLSRAPYAEAQIPQQFQRHIVEYTRQEEPGTIIVDTDARFLYYVLPDRKAIRYGVAVGEEAMAFSGVATVGKLAEWPDWVPTPEIQARLGPYPKRVAGGPANPLGARAIYLYEGNKDSLYRIHGTNQPEYIGQAISSGCIRMTNTDVADLYGRVQMGSTVVVLPPGQSVASSTGNVFARRS, from the coding sequence ATGCCGAGACTGGGGCTCGCACTATCGCTGGCCGGAACGTTGATGCTGGCCGGCTGCATGGAAGCGACGCTGTCGCCAACGTCGGATGCGGCCCTGACGCCGCGCGACCGTCAGCTGCTGTCGCGCGCGCCCTACGCGGAGGCGCAGATCCCGCAGCAGTTCCAGCGCCACATCGTCGAGTACACCCGGCAGGAAGAGCCGGGCACGATCATCGTCGATACCGATGCGCGCTTTCTCTACTACGTCCTCCCGGACCGCAAGGCGATCCGCTACGGCGTGGCCGTCGGCGAGGAGGCGATGGCCTTCTCCGGCGTCGCGACGGTCGGCAAGCTCGCCGAGTGGCCGGACTGGGTTCCCACCCCCGAGATCCAGGCGCGCCTCGGTCCCTATCCCAAGCGCGTTGCCGGCGGCCCGGCTAATCCGCTCGGCGCCCGCGCGATCTATCTCTACGAGGGCAACAAGGATTCGCTGTACCGGATTCACGGCACCAACCAGCCCGAATATATCGGCCAGGCGATCTCGTCGGGCTGCATCCGCATGACCAATACCGATGTCGCCGATCTCTACGGCCGCGTTCAGATGGGATCGACCGTGGTCGTGCTGCCGCCGGGACAGAGCGTCGCATCATCAACCGGGAACGTCTTCGCGCGGCGCAGCTGA
- a CDS encoding CAP domain-containing protein: MRLALALSIAFLLAGCAAETPVVQAPTMYVDMAVAGAKLDAVAAATMISQYRQNNGLGMVEVDPELMRLAESQSQVMADKNKLDHDVRAPLAKRLTGAGYDATVAVENVSAGYHTLAEAFSGWRDSPPHRANMLKNGVTKIGIAASYAPNTKYKVFWTMILAAPDGKKPS; encoded by the coding sequence ATGCGTCTGGCACTTGCTCTCTCCATTGCATTCCTGCTCGCCGGCTGCGCGGCTGAGACGCCCGTCGTGCAGGCGCCGACCATGTATGTCGACATGGCCGTCGCAGGGGCAAAGCTCGATGCGGTCGCTGCCGCGACCATGATCTCGCAATACCGCCAGAACAACGGGCTCGGCATGGTCGAGGTTGATCCCGAACTGATGCGGCTCGCGGAATCGCAGTCGCAGGTGATGGCCGACAAGAACAAGCTCGATCACGACGTGCGAGCGCCGCTGGCGAAGCGGTTGACCGGCGCGGGCTACGACGCCACGGTTGCAGTCGAGAACGTATCAGCCGGTTATCACACGCTGGCGGAAGCTTTTTCAGGCTGGCGCGACTCGCCGCCTCATCGTGCCAACATGCTCAAGAACGGTGTCACAAAAATAGGCATCGCGGCGAGCTATGCTCCGAATACCAAGTACAAGGTGTTCTGGACCATGATCCTGGCCGCGCCGGACGGCAAGAAGCCGTCCTGA
- a CDS encoding lipopolysaccharide biosynthesis protein, producing the protein MAVMDARNAPASTGLAARLKARLRALGGGEASLTQRLAGLIFLIRVLSAGLAYLSQILLARWMGGSDYGIYVYVWTWVLLLGSMLDFGIASSAQKIIPDYRAAGQHALLRGFLSGGRWLTLATSSIAALLLAGLIALLSPWIDESEIVPLYIGCFTLPAFVVANTQDGIARSHDWMTLGLMPQFIIRQTLIIGFTAGAVVLGLQLGATAAMAASAAAVWIAMLGQMLVLNRRLGRHIAPGPKQYDLRGWLAISLPILLVESFYLLLSYTDVLVLQQFRSSEEVGIYFAVVKTLALVSFIHYAMSATTAHRFAEYHALGDKARLSAYVAHAIKWTFWPSLAATLVLLALGKPLLFLFGAQFTAGYDIMFIAAIGLVVRAAIGPVERLLNMLGQQRACAFAYAAAFVMNLMLCLVLVPRFGGHGAAAATSLSLVFETVLLFHIVKQRLGLHVLAFGKAS; encoded by the coding sequence GTGGCCGTGATGGATGCCCGCAACGCCCCCGCATCAACAGGCCTCGCAGCCCGGCTGAAGGCGCGTCTGCGTGCGCTGGGCGGCGGCGAAGCGTCGCTGACCCAACGGCTGGCGGGGCTGATCTTCCTCATCCGCGTCCTCAGCGCCGGCCTCGCCTATCTCAGCCAGATCCTGCTCGCGCGCTGGATGGGCGGTTCCGATTACGGCATCTACGTCTATGTCTGGACCTGGGTGCTGCTGCTCGGCAGCATGCTCGACTTCGGCATCGCCTCATCGGCGCAGAAGATCATCCCGGACTATCGCGCCGCAGGCCAGCACGCGCTGCTGCGCGGCTTCCTCTCCGGCGGCCGCTGGCTGACCCTGGCGACGTCCAGCATCGCCGCGCTGCTGCTCGCCGGCCTGATCGCCCTGCTGTCGCCCTGGATCGACGAAAGCGAGATCGTTCCGCTCTATATCGGCTGCTTCACGCTGCCCGCCTTCGTGGTCGCCAACACCCAGGACGGCATCGCGCGCTCGCACGACTGGATGACGCTCGGGCTGATGCCGCAATTCATCATCCGCCAGACGCTGATCATCGGCTTCACCGCGGGCGCGGTCGTGCTCGGCCTGCAGCTCGGCGCCACCGCCGCGATGGCCGCGAGCGCGGCCGCCGTATGGATCGCGATGCTCGGCCAGATGCTGGTGCTGAACCGGCGGCTCGGCCGGCACATCGCGCCAGGGCCGAAACAGTATGATCTCCGCGGCTGGCTTGCGATCTCGCTGCCGATCCTGCTGGTCGAGAGCTTCTATCTGCTGCTGTCCTACACCGACGTGCTGGTGCTGCAGCAGTTCCGCTCTTCGGAAGAGGTCGGCATCTATTTCGCGGTCGTGAAGACGCTCGCGCTGGTCTCGTTCATCCACTACGCGATGTCGGCGACGACGGCGCATCGTTTCGCCGAATATCACGCGCTCGGCGACAAGGCGCGGCTGTCGGCCTATGTCGCGCATGCCATCAAATGGACGTTCTGGCCCTCGCTCGCGGCGACCTTGGTGCTGCTCGCGCTCGGCAAGCCGCTGCTATTTCTGTTCGGCGCGCAGTTCACGGCCGGCTACGACATCATGTTCATCGCCGCGATCGGGCTCGTGGTGCGCGCCGCCATCGGCCCCGTCGAGCGGCTGCTGAACATGCTGGGACAGCAGCGCGCCTGCGCGTTCGCCTATGCCGCGGCCTTCGTCATGAATCTGATGCTGTGCCTCGTCCTGGTTCCGCGCTTCGGCGGCCATGGCGCCGCGGCCGCCACCTCGCTGTCGCTGGTGTTCGAGACCGTGCTGCTGTTCCACATCGTCAAGCAGCGGCTCGGTCTGCACGTTCTCGCCTTCGGCAAGGCATCCTGA
- the cysW gene encoding sulfate ABC transporter permease subunit CysW, with the protein MSVEMTLQRTSGPSAKSSHVEMVALRDPRAEPRAVRIAIITLAIAFLSIFVVLPLVVVFVEAFGKGVAAYLSALADPEALSAIRLTLAVAAVSVGTNLVFGLAAAWAIAKFDFPGKTFLITLIDLPFSVSPVISGLVFVLLFGAQGFFGPWLQSHDLQILFAFPGITLATVFVTFPFVARALIPLMQEQGTQEEEAAISLGASGLQTFFRVTLPNIKWGVLYGVLLCNARAMGEFGAVSVVSGHIRGETNTMPLLVEILYNEYQMVASFAIASLLAMLALITLIAKTILERHIDEDIPHDH; encoded by the coding sequence ATGAGCGTCGAGATGACCCTGCAACGGACGTCCGGTCCATCGGCAAAGTCCAGCCATGTCGAAATGGTCGCCTTGCGCGATCCGCGCGCCGAGCCGCGTGCCGTCCGGATCGCCATCATCACGCTGGCGATCGCCTTTCTCTCGATCTTCGTCGTGCTGCCGCTGGTCGTCGTGTTCGTGGAGGCGTTCGGCAAGGGCGTGGCGGCCTACCTGTCCGCTTTGGCCGACCCGGAGGCGCTGTCCGCCATCCGCCTCACCCTCGCGGTCGCGGCCGTCTCGGTCGGCACCAACCTGGTGTTCGGCCTGGCCGCCGCCTGGGCGATCGCGAAGTTCGATTTTCCCGGCAAGACCTTCCTGATCACGCTGATTGACCTGCCTTTTTCGGTGAGCCCGGTCATCTCTGGCCTCGTCTTCGTGCTGCTGTTCGGCGCGCAGGGTTTCTTCGGTCCCTGGCTGCAGAGCCACGATCTGCAGATCCTGTTCGCCTTCCCCGGCATCACGCTCGCCACCGTCTTCGTGACGTTTCCGTTCGTAGCGCGTGCGCTGATCCCCTTGATGCAGGAGCAGGGCACGCAGGAGGAGGAGGCGGCGATCTCGCTCGGCGCCTCGGGCTTGCAGACCTTCTTCCGCGTCACACTGCCCAACATCAAATGGGGCGTGCTGTACGGCGTTCTGCTGTGCAATGCGCGCGCGATGGGCGAGTTTGGCGCGGTCTCGGTCGTGTCAGGCCACATCCGCGGCGAGACCAACACGATGCCGCTGCTGGTCGAGATCCTCTACAACGAATACCAGATGGTCGCCTCGTTCGCGATCGCCTCGCTGCTGGCGATGCTGGCGCTGATCACGCTGATCGCCAAGACCATTCTCGAACGTCACATCGACGAGGACATTCCTCATGACCATTGA
- a CDS encoding sulfate/molybdate ABC transporter ATP-binding protein, which translates to MTIEVRGVVKTFGTFKALDGVDLKVANGELLALLGPSGSGKTTLLRIIAGLEWPDSGEILFDGENALDRGARERHVGFVFQHYALFRHMSVFENVAFGLRVQPRSIRKSESQIRARVKELLDLVQLDWLADRYPSQLSGGQRQRIALARALAIEPRILLLDEPFGALDAKVRKELRQWLRTLHHSINVTSIFVTHDQEEALEVAHRVVVMDKGRIEQVGSPSDVYDSPATAFVHGFIGESIMLPVEISGGAVHLNGRPLDLAAPGDATGASTLFVRRHDMVIGPAGSGTLDGAITHVRSFGPVQRAEIALAEGVATIEIDAPRDRELRIGDRIGLKPRHYRIFAG; encoded by the coding sequence ATGACCATTGAAGTGAGGGGCGTCGTCAAGACCTTCGGCACGTTCAAGGCGCTCGACGGCGTCGATCTCAAGGTCGCCAATGGCGAGCTGCTGGCGCTGCTCGGGCCGTCCGGCTCCGGCAAGACGACCTTGCTGCGGATCATCGCCGGGCTGGAATGGCCCGATTCCGGCGAGATCCTGTTCGACGGCGAGAACGCGCTCGACCGCGGCGCGCGCGAGCGCCATGTCGGCTTCGTGTTCCAGCACTACGCGCTGTTCCGCCACATGAGCGTGTTCGAGAACGTCGCGTTCGGCCTGCGCGTGCAGCCGCGCAGCATCCGCAAGAGTGAGAGCCAGATTCGGGCGCGGGTGAAGGAGCTGCTCGACCTGGTGCAGCTCGACTGGCTCGCCGACCGCTATCCGAGCCAGCTCTCCGGCGGTCAGCGCCAGCGCATCGCGCTGGCCCGCGCGCTCGCCATCGAGCCGCGCATCCTGCTGCTCGACGAGCCGTTCGGCGCGCTCGACGCCAAGGTGCGCAAGGAGCTGCGGCAATGGCTGCGCACCCTGCATCATTCGATCAACGTCACCTCGATCTTCGTCACCCATGATCAGGAGGAGGCGCTCGAGGTCGCGCATCGCGTCGTCGTGATGGACAAGGGCCGCATCGAGCAGGTCGGCTCGCCGAGCGACGTCTATGACAGTCCGGCGACCGCCTTCGTCCACGGCTTCATCGGTGAATCGATCATGCTGCCGGTCGAGATCTCCGGTGGCGCGGTGCATCTCAACGGCCGGCCGCTGGATCTGGCTGCGCCAGGCGATGCGACAGGAGCGTCGACGCTGTTCGTGCGCCGCCACGACATGGTGATCGGCCCGGCCGGTAGCGGTACGCTCGACGGCGCCATCACCCATGTCCGCAGCTTCGGCCCGGTGCAGCGCGCCGAGATCGCGCTCGCTGAGGGCGTCGCGACGATCGAGATCGACGCGCCGCGCGACCGCGAGCTTCGGATCGGCGATCGCATCGGATTGAAGCCAAGGCATTATCGGATCTTCGCGGGGTGA
- the cysT gene encoding sulfate ABC transporter permease subunit CysT, with protein sequence MNVLAPRRSTLPGFGLTMGLTLTWLSLIVLIPLAGLFIRSTELSLEQFWGIVTSRRTLSALRLSFGLAFAAACVNLVMGTIVVWALVRYRFPGRRLFDAIVDVPFALPTAVAGVALTALFAQKGWLGAPLAALGIKVAFTPLGIFIAMIFIGIPFVVRTVQPVLIDLDPEIEEAAASLGAGRWHIVTRVILPSLTPALLTGFALAFARAVGEYGSVIFIAGNLPNVSEIAPLLVVIRLSEFRYADATAIAVVMLVVAFVIIFAVNRLQRWAQAQAPST encoded by the coding sequence TTGAACGTTCTTGCACCACGACGCAGCACCTTGCCGGGCTTCGGTCTCACCATGGGACTGACGCTGACCTGGCTGTCCCTGATCGTGCTCATTCCATTGGCCGGGCTGTTCATCCGGTCGACCGAGCTGAGCCTGGAGCAGTTCTGGGGCATCGTGACCAGCCGCCGCACGCTGAGCGCGCTCAGGCTCTCCTTCGGGCTCGCCTTCGCAGCCGCCTGCGTCAACCTGGTGATGGGCACGATCGTGGTCTGGGCGCTGGTGCGCTACCGCTTTCCCGGCCGCCGCCTGTTTGACGCCATCGTCGACGTTCCGTTCGCGCTGCCCACGGCGGTTGCCGGCGTGGCGCTGACGGCCCTGTTTGCCCAGAAGGGCTGGCTCGGCGCGCCGCTAGCGGCGCTGGGCATCAAGGTGGCGTTCACGCCGCTCGGCATCTTCATCGCGATGATCTTCATCGGAATCCCGTTCGTGGTCCGCACCGTTCAGCCGGTGCTGATCGACCTCGATCCCGAGATCGAGGAGGCGGCCGCGAGCCTCGGCGCCGGCCGCTGGCATATCGTCACCCGGGTCATCCTGCCCAGCCTGACGCCGGCGCTGCTGACCGGCTTCGCGCTCGCCTTCGCCCGCGCCGTCGGCGAATACGGCTCGGTGATCTTCATTGCCGGCAATCTGCCGAACGTGTCGGAGATCGCGCCGCTCCTGGTCGTGATCCGGCTGTCCGAATTCCGCTACGCCGACGCCACGGCCATTGCGGTGGTGATGCTGGTGGTGGCATTCGTGATCATCTTCGCGGTGAATCGCTTGCAGCGCTGGGCCCAGGCCCAGGCGCCGTCAACTTGA
- a CDS encoding phosphoadenylyl-sulfate reductase — MSTPAASSSVAETPVAALDAALRSAAPHQVIAAALQAIGRERLAVVSSFGTESAALLKVTADVDPAIPVIFLDTGHMFAETLAYRDRLIEILGLQDVRSMKPDAAALAREDADNELWFSDPDACCRIRKVEPLARALAPFAAWINGRKRFQGGLRAAIPVVEQDGARIKFNPFANVTREDIAAIYRSANLPQHPLVASGFRSIGCMPCTSRSDSAEDDRAGRWRGRGKTECGIHTVTTSSV, encoded by the coding sequence GTGAGCACGCCTGCTGCATCGTCTTCGGTCGCGGAAACGCCGGTTGCGGCGCTCGATGCAGCGCTGCGCTCGGCTGCGCCGCACCAGGTCATTGCCGCCGCGCTGCAGGCGATCGGGCGCGAGCGGCTCGCCGTGGTGTCTTCCTTCGGCACGGAATCGGCGGCGCTGTTGAAGGTGACAGCCGATGTCGATCCGGCGATCCCGGTGATCTTTCTCGACACCGGTCACATGTTCGCCGAGACCCTCGCCTATCGCGACCGGCTGATCGAGATCCTCGGCCTGCAGGACGTGCGCTCGATGAAGCCTGATGCCGCAGCGCTCGCGCGCGAAGATGCCGACAACGAATTGTGGTTCTCCGATCCCGACGCCTGCTGCCGCATCCGCAAGGTCGAACCGCTGGCACGTGCGCTGGCGCCGTTCGCGGCCTGGATCAACGGCCGCAAGCGCTTCCAGGGGGGCTTGCGCGCCGCGATCCCCGTCGTCGAGCAGGATGGCGCGCGCATAAAATTCAATCCGTTCGCCAACGTCACCCGCGAGGATATTGCGGCGATCTATCGTTCGGCCAACCTGCCACAGCATCCGCTGGTCGCCTCCGGCTTCCGCTCGATCGGCTGCATGCCCTGCACCAGCCGCTCGGACTCCGCCGAGGACGACCGCGCCGGACGCTGGCGCGGCCGCGGCAAGACGGAGTGCGGCATTCACACGGTCACGACGTCGTCGGTGTAG
- a CDS encoding sulfate ABC transporter substrate-binding protein gives MMRRVLAVVAGLAWAGSAYAADVSLLNVSYDPTRELYVEFNKAFSAAYQKESGKSVEIKQSHGGSGAQARSVIDGLQADVVTLALAYDIDAIAGKGLLDKEWQKRLPQNASPYTSTIVFLVHKGNPKGIKDWDDLLKPGVDVITPNPKTSGGARWNYLAAWGYALKKTGSADKAKQFVADLYKHVPVLDTGARGATVTFVERGVGDVLLAWENEAYLALKEFGKEKFEIISPSLSILAEPPVAIVDTVVAKKGTQAVAEAYLKYWYTKEGQEIAARNFYRPRDPEVAKTYAESFAKVDLFTIDDVFGGWTKAQKEHFGEGGIFDQIYKN, from the coding sequence ATGATGCGGCGTGTTCTGGCTGTTGTCGCGGGCCTGGCATGGGCAGGGTCGGCGTATGCTGCGGACGTGAGTCTGCTCAACGTGTCCTATGACCCGACCCGCGAGCTCTACGTCGAGTTCAACAAGGCATTCTCGGCCGCCTACCAGAAGGAGAGCGGCAAGAGCGTCGAGATCAAGCAGTCGCATGGCGGCTCCGGCGCGCAGGCCCGCAGCGTCATCGACGGCCTGCAGGCCGACGTCGTGACCCTGGCGCTGGCCTATGACATCGACGCGATCGCGGGCAAGGGGCTGCTCGACAAGGAGTGGCAGAAGCGTTTGCCGCAGAACGCTTCGCCCTACACCTCGACGATCGTGTTCCTGGTCCACAAGGGCAATCCCAAGGGCATCAAGGATTGGGACGACCTGCTCAAGCCGGGCGTCGACGTGATCACGCCGAACCCGAAGACCTCCGGCGGCGCGCGCTGGAACTACCTCGCCGCCTGGGGCTATGCCCTGAAGAAGACCGGCTCGGCCGATAAGGCCAAGCAGTTCGTGGCCGATCTCTATAAGCACGTTCCCGTGCTCGATACCGGCGCCCGTGGCGCGACCGTCACTTTCGTGGAACGCGGCGTCGGCGACGTCCTGTTGGCCTGGGAGAACGAGGCCTATCTGGCATTGAAAGAATTCGGTAAGGAAAAATTCGAGATCATCTCGCCGTCGCTGTCGATCCTGGCCGAACCGCCAGTTGCCATCGTCGATACCGTTGTGGCCAAGAAGGGCACCCAGGCTGTCGCCGAAGCCTATCTCAAGTACTGGTATACGAAGGAAGGTCAGGAAATCGCCGCACGCAACTTCTACCGTCCGCGCGATCCGGAAGTGGCGAAGACGTACGCCGAGTCATTCGCCAAGGTCGACCTGTTCACGATCGACGACGTGTTCGGCGGCTGGACCAAGGCGCAGAAGGAGCATTTCGGCGAAGGCGGGATCTTCGACCAGATCTACAAGAACTGA
- a CDS encoding 3-hydroxybutyrate dehydrogenase, translating to MTTNLKGKTAVVTGSTSGIGLAYARAFASAGANIVLNGFGAPADIEKERTAIESDYKVKAVHSPADMSKPAEIAGMIALGETSFGSVDILVNNAGIQFVSPVEDFPPEKWERIIAINLSSAFYGIRAAVPGMKKRGWGRIINTASAHSLVASPFKSAYVSAKHGIAGLTKTVALELATFKVTCNCISPGYVWTPLVEKQIPDTMKARNMTKEQVINDVLLDAQPTKQFVTVEQVAALALFLCGDDAAQITGTNLSIDGGWTAE from the coding sequence ATGACGACGAATCTCAAGGGCAAGACCGCGGTCGTGACCGGTTCGACCAGCGGCATCGGTCTCGCTTATGCGCGCGCCTTTGCCTCGGCCGGCGCCAACATCGTGCTCAACGGCTTCGGGGCGCCCGCCGATATCGAGAAGGAGCGCACGGCGATCGAGAGCGACTACAAGGTCAAGGCGGTGCATTCGCCGGCCGACATGAGCAAGCCGGCCGAGATCGCTGGCATGATCGCGCTCGGCGAGACGAGCTTCGGCTCGGTCGATATCCTCGTCAACAATGCCGGCATCCAGTTCGTCTCGCCGGTCGAGGATTTTCCGCCGGAGAAGTGGGAGCGGATCATCGCGATCAATCTCTCTTCGGCCTTCTACGGCATCCGCGCCGCGGTGCCGGGCATGAAGAAGCGCGGCTGGGGCCGCATCATCAACACCGCTTCCGCGCACTCGCTGGTCGCCTCGCCGTTCAAGTCGGCCTATGTCTCGGCCAAGCACGGCATCGCCGGCCTTACCAAGACCGTGGCGCTGGAGCTCGCGACCTTCAAGGTCACCTGCAACTGCATCTCGCCGGGCTACGTCTGGACGCCGCTGGTCGAGAAGCAGATCCCGGATACGATGAAGGCGCGCAACATGACCAAAGAGCAGGTCATCAACGACGTGCTGCTCGATGCGCAGCCGACCAAGCAGTTCGTCACGGTCGAGCAGGTCGCCGCGCTGGCGCTGTTCCTGTGCGGCGACGACGCCGCCCAGATCACCGGCACCAATCTGTCGATCGACGGCGGCTGGACCGCGGAATAG
- a CDS encoding protein-disulfide reductase DsbD domain-containing protein gives MSALVPRYSATLPAALMLLSCFAIDARAQDNSPWQRDSHSAIRLLAGSRSGPVMLGGIAFQLQPGWKTYWRTPGDSGVPPRFDFSKSENVEAVTVLWPAPTKFDDGAGGHSLGYHDQVVLPLRIVAKSADKPMTLRADISYAVCERICIPVEAKAELAFTSVASTEDTALSAALDTVPKPTNVGDPNPITIRDVRRDGKTGVIVDVAVPDARGVNLYVEGPTADWSLPIPSPRDSDTPGIKRFAFELDGVPPGVKPDGAALKFTLVTPDKAYEFNLNLP, from the coding sequence ATGTCCGCCCTGGTTCCTCGCTACTCCGCCACCCTGCCTGCCGCGCTCATGCTGTTGTCCTGCTTCGCGATCGACGCGCGGGCGCAGGACAACTCGCCGTGGCAGCGCGACAGCCACTCCGCGATACGTCTGCTCGCGGGCTCGCGCAGCGGGCCGGTCATGCTGGGCGGCATCGCCTTTCAGCTGCAGCCGGGATGGAAGACCTATTGGAGAACACCCGGCGATTCAGGTGTGCCGCCGCGGTTCGACTTTTCCAAGTCGGAGAACGTCGAAGCGGTGACCGTTCTGTGGCCGGCGCCGACCAAATTCGACGACGGCGCCGGCGGCCATTCTCTCGGCTATCACGATCAGGTCGTGCTGCCGCTGCGCATCGTCGCCAAGAGCGCCGATAAGCCGATGACTTTGCGCGCCGACATCAGCTACGCGGTGTGCGAGCGGATCTGCATTCCGGTCGAAGCCAAGGCCGAGCTCGCCTTCACCAGCGTCGCAAGCACCGAGGATACGGCGCTGTCGGCCGCACTCGACACCGTGCCGAAGCCCACCAATGTCGGCGATCCCAATCCGATCACGATCCGTGACGTCAGGCGGGACGGCAAGACGGGCGTCATCGTCGACGTCGCGGTCCCCGATGCGCGCGGTGTCAACCTCTATGTCGAGGGGCCGACGGCGGACTGGTCGCTGCCGATCCCTTCGCCGCGCGATAGCGACACGCCCGGCATCAAGCGCTTCGCCTTCGAGCTCGACGGCGTTCCGCCGGGTGTGAAGCCCGACGGCGCAGCACTGAAATTCACGCTGGTCACCCCCGACAAGGCCTACGAATTCAACCTGAACCTGCCGTAA
- a CDS encoding DUF3734 domain-containing protein, with product MTHHPLPAPPTTPTQSQRVLVLQGGGALGSYQAGAYQALCHFDFEPEWVAGISIGAINAAIIAGNERSKRIDRLKEFWEMVSSPVPWKPLLNGDRHRSAFNEASAALIAAFGVPGFFTPRFPPAALWPAGTAQSVSYYDTAPLKRTLERLVDFDRINDLKTRFSVGAVGVTTGNFTYFDNVAFRKQGKRIGPEHIMASGALPPGFPPVEIDGEHYWDGGIASNTPLDYVLDMETDRDLLIFQVDLFPARGDLPRTLLEAAEREKDIRYSSRTRMNTDKNRMIHNTRRALRELYAKLPAELRNDPSLEILCQAAKESTVTVVHLIYRSKGYETSSKDYDFSHVAMVEHWEAGVRDVHLTMRHKDRLDQPQSGETMVTYDLTQDGNLAAAKKE from the coding sequence ATGACGCATCACCCGCTTCCCGCACCGCCGACCACCCCCACCCAGTCGCAACGTGTCCTCGTTCTGCAGGGCGGGGGCGCGCTCGGCTCGTACCAGGCCGGCGCCTATCAGGCGCTCTGCCATTTCGATTTCGAGCCGGAATGGGTCGCCGGCATCTCGATCGGCGCCATCAACGCCGCGATCATCGCCGGTAATGAGCGCAGCAAGCGGATCGACCGTCTCAAGGAGTTCTGGGAGATGGTGTCGTCGCCGGTGCCGTGGAAGCCGTTGCTCAACGGCGACCGTCACCGCTCGGCCTTCAACGAGGCCAGCGCCGCGCTGATCGCGGCGTTCGGCGTGCCCGGCTTCTTCACGCCGCGCTTTCCGCCGGCGGCCCTGTGGCCGGCGGGGACCGCGCAGTCCGTCAGCTATTACGATACCGCGCCGCTGAAGCGGACGCTGGAGCGGCTGGTCGACTTCGACCGCATCAACGATCTCAAGACGCGGTTCTCGGTCGGCGCCGTCGGCGTCACCACCGGCAACTTCACTTATTTCGACAATGTCGCGTTCAGGAAGCAGGGCAAGCGCATCGGCCCCGAGCACATCATGGCGTCGGGCGCGCTGCCGCCCGGCTTTCCGCCGGTCGAGATCGACGGCGAGCATTATTGGGACGGCGGCATCGCCTCCAACACGCCGCTCGACTACGTGCTCGACATGGAGACCGACCGCGATCTCCTGATCTTCCAGGTCGACCTGTTCCCGGCTCGTGGCGATCTGCCGAGGACGCTGCTGGAGGCGGCCGAGCGCGAGAAGGACATCCGCTATTCCAGCCGGACGCGGATGAACACCGACAAGAACCGCATGATCCACAACACGCGCAGGGCGCTGCGCGAGCTCTATGCCAAGCTGCCGGCCGAGCTGCGCAATGACCCGTCGCTCGAGATCCTGTGCCAGGCGGCGAAGGAGAGCACCGTCACGGTGGTGCACCTGATCTACCGCAGCAAGGGCTACGAAACGTCCTCGAAGGACTACGACTTCTCCCATGTCGCAATGGTGGAGCATTGGGAGGCGGGCGTCCGCGACGTTCATCTGACGATGCGCCACAAGGACCGGCTGGACCAGCCGCAGTCCGGCGAGACCATGGTCACCTACGATCTCACGCAGGACGGCAACCTCGCTGCCGCCAAGAAGGAGTGA
- a CDS encoding SemiSWEET transporter — protein MLTTIIGLGAAICTTSSFLPQVIKAWRSRSTHDISAGMFVLQTTGNSMWLLYGALISDLPLVVANAITLGLVAAILGLKLRYG, from the coding sequence TTGCTGACCACGATCATCGGCCTTGGCGCCGCCATCTGCACCACGAGCTCGTTCCTGCCGCAGGTCATCAAGGCCTGGCGGTCACGCTCGACCCACGACATCTCGGCCGGCATGTTCGTGCTGCAGACCACGGGCAACTCGATGTGGCTGCTCTACGGCGCGCTGATCAGCGACCTGCCGCTGGTGGTCGCCAACGCCATCACGCTGGGACTGGTGGCGGCGATCCTCGGCCTCAAGCTGCGCTACGGCTAG